A window of Hevea brasiliensis isolate MT/VB/25A 57/8 chromosome 14, ASM3005281v1, whole genome shotgun sequence contains these coding sequences:
- the LOC131173064 gene encoding putative receptor-like protein kinase At3g47110 gives MVTNHVADKCIRVLEEEIVHMRKNQKQILQQHVEENSYVSKSTGVELAGNISPHAGNLTFLRFLSLGGNRFHGEIPRELSGEIQGGISNCSELANCSNLQQLYFDGNNFGGELPSSIGKMSNLVQLGLGRNPKSGTIPEEVGNLVNLYRLDMDGNLFSGSIPISFGKRQKLERLTLNHNLLSREIPVFLGPSHPEADNLKSIIAFDVSENILCAEIPKTIRDFSKLEILNMQGNFQQGNFLQGPIPSSFVSSKGLQRIDLSRNNLSGNITNEKLIFLQYLNLSFNNFEGEVPKTGVFSNASAFSLVGNRDLCGGIPELQLPECPGKEEKHKKPSIVTILATTISSILFVMIVMSLCVFYWRKSRKSLIFSPVTVDKLPQISYKELLQATSGFSSENLIGQGSFGSVYKVILQQLGECFVAVKVLNLQQHGASKELHC, from the exons ATGGTGACAAATCATGTTGCTGATAAGTGCATTAGAgtgcttgaggaggagatcgTGCACATGAGGAAAAATCAAAAGCAAATTCTTCAGCAACATGTTGAGGAGAAC AGTTACGTCTCTAAATCTACAGGGGTTGAGCTTGCAGGCAACATATCTCCACATGCAGGGAATCTCACCTTCTTGAGGTTTCTCAGCCTTGGTGGCAACAGATTCCATGGAGAAATTCCTCGAGAA TTGAGTGGTGAAATTCAAGGTGGCATCAGCAATTGCTCAGAGCTTGCCAACTGCAGCAATCTGCAACAATTATATTTTGATGGAAACAATTTTGGTGGTGAATTACCTAGCTCCATTGGCAAAATGTCTAACCTTGTCCAATTAGGCCTAGGACGAAATCCAAAATCAGGAACAATCCCAGAAGAGGTAGGGAATCTTGTCAATCTGTATCGATTAGATATGGATGGAAACCTTTTTTCTGGTAGTATCCCCATTTCTTTTGGAAAGCGGCAAAAGCTGGAAAGGCTAACCTTAAATCACAATCTACTTTCTAGAGAAATCCCAGTGTTCCTAG GTCCTTCACACCCAGAAGCTGACAACTTGAAAAGTATTATTGCATTTGATGTCTCAGAGAACATACTCTGTGCGGAAATTCCTAAGACAATACGCGATTTTTCAAAGCTAGAAATCCTTAACATGCAGGGTAACTTCCAGCAGGGAAACTTCCTGCAGGGACCCATTCCCTCATCTTTCGTTTCTTCGAAAGGTCTCCAACGAATAGATCTGTCCAGAAACAACTTGTCAGGAAATATTACAAATGAGAAGCTAATCTTCTTGCAATATTTGAATCTTTCTTTCAATAATTTTGAGGGTGAGGTACCAAAAACAGGAGTTTTTAGCAATGCAAGCGCATTTTCGCTTGTTGGAAATAGAGATCTTTGTGGAGGTATCCCAGAATTGCAGCTACCAGAATGCCCTGGCAAAGAAGAGAAACACAAAAAGCCTTCCATTGTTACAATCCTCGCCACAACCATCAGTTCAATTCTGTTTGTCATGATAGTGATGTCCTTATGTGTTTTCTATTGGCGAAAGTCAAGAAAGAGTCTAATTTTCTCACCTGTCACAGTGGATAAGCTTCCTCAAATTTCATACAAGGAACTCTTGCAAGCAACTAGCGGATTCTCTTCAGAAAACTTAATTGGACAAGGCAGTTTTGGCTCAGTATATAAAGTAATTCTTCAACAGCTAGGAGAATGTTTTGTGGCTGTAAAGGTGCTCAATCTTCAGCAACATGGAGCTTCCAAAGAGCTTCATTGCTGA
- the LOC131173065 gene encoding uncharacterized protein LOC131173065 has protein sequence MGHISKVCKSKNKAFKSSQAQLADAAEVQEEQLFAVSCFSTNDPSDAWLINNGCTHHLCNNAEIFRILDDTYNSRVKVGNGKFLEVKGRGSMVVSIISELFYVKMNNKSFAVNLEKATEQACISASQLVTNLWHRRLGHVNHRSIAEMNKKGLVENMPEISCDAQEKQKDAHTPLYPKVQPQLAANELVNDLPVKGTRTLEDIYQRCTSRPDILFAVSLLSRFMHSPRETHLTAAKRVLSYIKGTSTLGIFFPASAGKTLKLVGYYDSDWGGCIEYSKSTSGYLFSLGSSFSWNSREQETTTQSIAEA, from the exons ATGGGGCACATATCCAAGGTCTGCAAATCCAAAAACAAAGCCTTTAAATCTTCACAAGCTCAATTGGCAGATGCAGCTGAGGTACAGGAGGAGCAACTCTTTGCAGTTTCTTGCTTCTCAACGAATGACCCCTCTGATGCTTGGCTCATTAACAATGGTTGCACACATCATTTGTGCAATAATGCTGAGATTTTCAGGATCCTTGATGATACTTATAATTCTAGAGTAAAGGTGGGAAATGGAAAGTTCTTGGAAGTCAAAGGAAGAGGGTCAATGGTTGTTTCAATAATCTCAG AACTATTCTATGTCAAGATGAACAACAAGAGTTTTGCGGTAAATCTTGAAAAAGCAACTGAGCAGGCTTGTATAAGTGCTTCACAATTAGTTACAAACCTGTGGCACAGAAGGCTTGGTCATGTCAATCACAGAAGCATTGCTGAGATGAACAAGAAGGGGCTGGTGGAAAATATGCCTGAAATTTCTTGTGATGCTCAA GAGAAGCAAAAGGATGCTCATACTCCTCTCTATCCAAAAGTGCAACCTCAACTTGCAGCAAATGAATTGGTGAATGACTTACCTGTGAAGGGTACCAGAACCTTGgaggacatttatcagaggtgca CAAGCAGACCTGACATTCTATTTGCTGTAAGTTTGCTCTCTAGATTCATGCATTCACCTAGAGAAACTCACCTTACAGCTGCTAAAAGGGTGTTAAGTTATATCAAAGGAACCAGCACACTTGGGATTTTCTTTCCAGCATCTGCAGGAAAGACCTTGAAGCTGGTTGGTTACTATGACAGTGATTGGGGTGGCTGTATTGAATACTCAAAAAGCACTTCTGGATATCTATTTTCCTTAGGCTCAAGTTTTAGCTGGAATTCAAGGGAACAAGAAACAACAACTCAATCAATAGCGGAAGCATAG